A portion of the Limibacter armeniacum genome contains these proteins:
- a CDS encoding efflux RND transporter permease subunit: protein MRKLIEYFIKFPLAVNLVMVLIVFFGFIGASRMNSNLFPNSPKRNIMVEAVYPGASPEEVEEGVVLKIEENLKGVTGLERLTSVSSENSGQVTVEMISGTDMTQALADVENAVNRISSFPTGVESIITYKQENTNFVINFGITGDKVNLHTLKENARKIEKDLMAIRGISKVSLSGFPDEEIVILLDESAMQAYNLTFQEVAAAVSEANLNLTGGSIKDGKEEFFIRVKSKGYQSEELDHLVIRNTENGGVIRLKDVAEVKDQWKDTPTKALLNGNRTAIVTVSCTYEEDVVNISSLVKDYINNFNQENELLEATVIKDMSVILQQRLDLLTENGIMGIVLVLVFLSLFLNPRIAFWVAGGIPISILGMFIIISYTAVTINMITLFAMIVVLGILVDDAIVIAENIYQHYEKGKTSVKAAIDGTMEVIPAVLSAVLTTMVAFSAFIFLDGNMGDFFSEMSMIVISILFVSLIEGLIILPGHIAHSKALKKGYKKSFKPTQYTEDAMRWAKENLYRPAIIFLLRNKLVAICTPTALFMIAIGMIAKGYVGVTFFPYVEGDDITLSLQMPTGTQEEVTSKWVDEINKAINEVDKELTANQPEGRHMIQQVSESYQNSENKVQVSITLLDAEVRTGGIYDVINGIQQRVPSIPGAEKYEFVAFSPFGKPFALSLNHSDISSLSKAKEELKQMLTKIPELRDIADNTPVGSREIHLQLKEKANLLGISLQDVIGQVRQAFFGLEVQRLQRGQDEVRVWVRYKPENRNAIGQLEDMKIRLSNGNAYPLSEIATLSFVNGYSAINHLDFQREVQITAELTDPDASVPEIIKKVNEKYIPELQHKYPGLTASYDGQKREQDKVMRSAKVVLPVVMVLMLAIVIFTLRSVSQSILVFAMIPFSFIGVIIAHWIHSVPICIISFLGVIALVGVVVNDSLVLINALNINLKQGMKYVDALVEAGASRFRPILLTSLTTIAGMGPMVFEKSLQARFLVPMVVTIAYGILAATLATLFVLPVLLTLVNKLKVLWASLKTGKAVTSEEVESAIKEIKYEYTHEEV from the coding sequence AACCTTGTGATGGTACTGATTGTCTTTTTCGGATTTATTGGGGCAAGCAGGATGAATAGCAACCTGTTTCCAAATAGCCCTAAGCGAAATATTATGGTGGAAGCCGTTTATCCGGGTGCTTCCCCTGAAGAAGTGGAGGAAGGAGTTGTCCTAAAGATTGAGGAAAACCTCAAAGGCGTAACGGGTCTGGAACGACTGACTTCTGTGTCATCGGAAAACAGTGGACAGGTAACCGTAGAGATGATATCAGGTACGGATATGACACAGGCATTGGCTGATGTTGAAAATGCCGTGAACCGTATCAGCTCATTCCCTACAGGTGTGGAGTCCATTATCACCTACAAGCAGGAAAATACCAACTTCGTAATCAACTTTGGTATTACAGGGGATAAGGTGAACCTGCATACACTCAAGGAAAATGCGCGCAAGATTGAGAAGGACCTGATGGCGATCAGAGGGATTTCAAAAGTATCCTTGTCAGGCTTTCCGGATGAAGAAATTGTGATCCTGTTGGATGAGTCTGCCATGCAGGCTTATAACCTGACTTTTCAGGAGGTGGCAGCAGCTGTATCTGAAGCAAACCTTAACCTGACAGGTGGTAGCATCAAGGATGGTAAGGAAGAGTTTTTTATTCGTGTCAAAAGCAAAGGATACCAGAGTGAGGAACTTGACCATTTGGTAATCAGGAATACTGAAAATGGTGGTGTGATCAGGCTGAAGGATGTGGCTGAAGTCAAAGACCAATGGAAAGATACACCAACCAAGGCATTGTTAAATGGAAATCGGACAGCCATTGTGACAGTAAGCTGTACCTATGAGGAGGATGTAGTAAATATCTCCAGCCTTGTAAAAGACTATATCAACAATTTCAATCAGGAAAATGAATTGCTGGAAGCGACAGTCATCAAGGACATGTCTGTTATCCTTCAACAACGTCTTGACCTGCTGACAGAAAACGGTATTATGGGTATCGTTTTGGTACTGGTCTTCCTTTCATTATTCCTGAATCCTCGTATTGCGTTTTGGGTAGCAGGAGGTATTCCGATATCCATTCTGGGTATGTTTATCATTATCTCCTATACCGCCGTTACGATCAATATGATTACCCTCTTTGCCATGATTGTGGTACTGGGTATTCTGGTGGATGATGCGATTGTGATTGCCGAGAATATTTACCAGCATTATGAGAAAGGGAAGACATCCGTAAAGGCAGCCATTGATGGAACAATGGAGGTAATTCCGGCAGTACTTTCAGCAGTATTAACCACAATGGTGGCATTCTCAGCCTTTATATTCCTAGATGGAAATATGGGTGACTTTTTCTCGGAGATGTCCATGATTGTGATCTCGATCCTGTTTGTATCGTTGATAGAAGGGCTGATCATTCTCCCTGGACATATTGCTCACTCAAAGGCATTGAAAAAAGGTTACAAGAAGAGCTTCAAGCCTACACAGTACACCGAGGACGCTATGCGTTGGGCTAAAGAAAACTTGTATCGCCCTGCAATTATATTCCTGTTAAGAAACAAACTGGTAGCCATCTGTACGCCAACTGCGCTGTTTATGATTGCCATTGGCATGATTGCAAAGGGCTATGTAGGGGTGACTTTCTTCCCTTATGTGGAAGGTGATGACATTACCTTATCGTTGCAGATGCCAACGGGTACACAAGAGGAGGTTACGTCAAAATGGGTTGATGAGATCAATAAGGCAATTAACGAGGTAGACAAGGAGTTGACAGCGAACCAGCCTGAGGGCAGACATATGATTCAGCAGGTGTCAGAAAGCTACCAAAACTCAGAAAACAAGGTTCAGGTCAGTATTACCCTATTGGATGCTGAAGTAAGAACAGGAGGTATTTATGATGTCATCAATGGTATTCAGCAGCGTGTGCCATCCATTCCGGGAGCAGAGAAGTATGAGTTTGTAGCATTTTCTCCATTCGGAAAGCCTTTCGCACTTTCATTGAACCATTCAGATATTTCTTCATTGAGCAAAGCCAAGGAAGAGCTGAAACAGATGCTTACAAAAATTCCTGAACTAAGGGATATTGCGGATAACACGCCAGTAGGTAGCCGTGAGATTCACCTGCAACTGAAAGAGAAAGCCAATCTTTTGGGAATAAGCTTGCAGGATGTGATTGGTCAGGTAAGACAGGCATTCTTTGGTCTGGAGGTACAACGCCTTCAAAGAGGACAGGACGAGGTAAGGGTTTGGGTACGTTACAAGCCTGAAAACAGAAATGCAATTGGACAGCTGGAGGATATGAAAATCCGCCTTTCGAACGGAAATGCCTATCCGCTTTCTGAGATTGCCACGCTAAGTTTTGTCAATGGCTATTCGGCTATCAATCACCTTGACTTTCAGCGTGAAGTGCAGATTACTGCCGAGCTGACAGATCCTGACGCATCCGTTCCGGAGATTATCAAGAAGGTAAACGAGAAATATATCCCTGAGCTTCAGCACAAGTACCCTGGACTTACAGCCAGCTATGACGGTCAGAAACGTGAGCAGGACAAGGTGATGCGCTCTGCCAAAGTGGTACTGCCAGTTGTGATGGTATTGATGCTAGCCATTGTCATATTTACCCTTCGATCGGTAAGCCAGTCCATTCTGGTGTTTGCCATGATTCCTTTCAGTTTTATTGGGGTGATTATAGCCCATTGGATTCACAGTGTACCTATCTGTATTATCTCGTTCCTTGGGGTGATTGCACTTGTTGGGGTAGTGGTCAATGATTCATTGGTATTGATCAATGCCTTGAACATTAACCTGAAGCAAGGAATGAAATACGTTGATGCATTGGTTGAAGCAGGAGCATCTCGTTTCCGTCCAATCCTGTTGACTTCCCTGACTACCATTGCAGGTATGGGACCGATGGTTTTTGAGAAGAGCTTGCAGGCTCGTTTCCTTGTACCGATGGTAGTGACCATTGCCTATGGTATTCTGGCAGCTACATTGGCTACACTATTTGTATTGCCAGTCTTGTTGACACTGGTCAATAAGTTGAAGGTACTGTGGGCTTCATTAAAAACAGGAAAGGCAGTAACCTCAGAAGAAGTGGAAAGTGCGATCAAGGAAATTAAATACGAATACACACATGAAGAAGTATAA